The following are encoded together in the Wolbachia endosymbiont (group E) of Neria commutata genome:
- the radC gene encoding RadC family protein, giving the protein MEQVEYDTNDLLDYKKGHRKRLREKIILDNGQSLLDYEILEHILYSAYGRIDVKPIAKRLINYFGSLNKVLNAESEELKNINKVNDAAISAIFCVKQAFVRSTREKMKDLPIINNWHKLLDYLRASIGSINKENFRVIYMNKKYRLIAEDLQNIGTVDQTPIYLREIIKRALLIGSTSIVISHNHPSGDVQPSNSDISLTKQLAEACQSIGIELIDHIIIAFNNHFSFKENRLL; this is encoded by the coding sequence ATGGAACAAGTAGAATATGACACAAATGATTTATTGGATTACAAAAAAGGACATAGAAAACGTTTAAGAGAAAAAATTATCTTAGATAATGGACAATCGCTACTTGATTATGAAATCTTAGAGCATATTTTATATTCAGCCTATGGTAGAATTGATGTTAAACCAATTGCAAAAAGACTAATAAACTACTTTGGTAGCTTAAATAAAGTTCTTAATGCTGAATCAGAGGAATTAAAGAATATCAATAAAGTAAATGACGCTGCAATATCTGCTATCTTTTGTGTAAAACAAGCCTTTGTTCGTTCTACAAGAGAGAAAATGAAGGATTTACCAATAATTAACAATTGGCACAAATTACTTGATTATTTAAGAGCTAGTATAGGCAGCATCAATAAGGAAAATTTTCGTGTTATTTACATGAATAAAAAATATCGTTTAATAGCGGAAGATTTGCAAAATATTGGCACGGTGGATCAAACTCCTATTTATCTCAGAGAGATCATCAAGCGTGCGCTTTTGATTGGATCAACGTCTATTGTAATATCTCATAACCATCCAAGCGGAGATGTCCAGCCTTCAAATAGCGATATATCTCTTACCAAACAATTGGCAGAAGCTTGCCAAAGTATAGGAATAGAACTAATAGATCACATTATAATCGCATTTAATAACCACTTTAGCTTTAAGGAAAATAGGTTGTTGTGA
- a CDS encoding D-alanyl-D-alanine carboxypeptidase family protein, which translates to MLSRFIILLLIFALPLHLYAYQFRTKAKQAVVLESTSDSFIFEHNSDEKMAPSSMSKLMTLYVAFDYVKAGVIDLEDKFQVSRKAWERKGSSMFLKEGQSVTVRELLEGIIIVSGNDACITLAEGIAGSEENFVIEMNETAQKLNLNNSNFVNSSGWPDEDHFMSAKDLVILAKRIFTDFPEYYDLFSEQYLTYNEVLQKNKNFLLTHDIGVDGLKTGYTNSGGYGIVVSAKRNDRRIFAVVNGLNTEKERIEEAKRLVQYSLKHFNTKKIFTKNSVVEEISVLYGRDKKVPITVANDVTITYNRNLLDKIKVRIEYKDMISAPIKKGQEVGKVYVEVPGIEQQAIPLYAMHDVQELSYIERFFRRLF; encoded by the coding sequence ATGTTAAGCAGATTCATAATTTTGCTATTAATTTTTGCACTTCCTCTTCACTTATATGCATACCAATTTAGAACTAAAGCAAAGCAAGCAGTAGTTTTAGAGTCAACTTCAGATTCATTTATTTTTGAGCATAATTCTGATGAAAAAATGGCTCCATCTTCAATGAGTAAGTTAATGACTTTATATGTAGCTTTTGATTATGTAAAAGCTGGAGTAATTGATTTGGAAGACAAATTTCAAGTAAGTAGGAAAGCATGGGAAAGAAAAGGCTCGTCTATGTTTTTGAAAGAAGGTCAATCTGTTACGGTGAGAGAATTGCTTGAAGGAATTATCATAGTTTCAGGCAATGATGCCTGCATAACGCTAGCTGAGGGTATTGCAGGATCAGAAGAGAATTTTGTAATTGAAATGAACGAAACTGCACAAAAATTAAATCTAAACAATAGCAATTTTGTTAACTCAAGCGGATGGCCAGACGAAGATCATTTTATGAGTGCAAAAGATTTAGTAATATTGGCAAAAAGAATTTTTACTGACTTTCCTGAATACTATGATTTATTTTCTGAGCAATACCTGACCTATAATGAAGTTCTACAGAAAAACAAGAATTTTCTACTTACTCACGATATCGGAGTTGATGGCCTAAAAACCGGTTATACAAACTCTGGCGGTTATGGCATCGTTGTGTCTGCAAAGCGGAATGACAGAAGGATTTTTGCGGTTGTAAATGGTTTAAATACTGAAAAAGAGCGAATAGAAGAGGCAAAAAGACTGGTACAATATTCCTTGAAGCACTTTAATACTAAGAAAATATTCACTAAAAACAGTGTAGTTGAAGAAATAAGCGTTCTATACGGAAGGGATAAAAAAGTACCAATTACTGTTGCAAATGATGTCACTATAACTTACAACCGCAACTTGCTTGATAAGATTAAGGTGCGCATTGAATATAAAGACATGATATCTGCGCCAATTAAAAAAGGCCAAGAAGTTGGTAAGGTTTATGTAGAAGTACCAGGTATTGAACAACAAGCCATACCACTTTATGCAATGCATGACGTGCAGGAATTAAGTTATATAGAGAGGTTTTTTAGAAGGTTATTTTAA
- a CDS encoding head-tail connector protein: MPKIYVERKSKPESLPVTLEEAKSFLHIENDQDDKLILNLISGATGYAEWHIGKSLAKQTWQISCEDYIPRRLY, from the coding sequence ATGCCAAAAATATATGTAGAGCGTAAATCTAAGCCTGAATCTCTTCCAGTTACTTTAGAAGAGGCTAAATCATTCTTACACATTGAAAACGATCAAGATGATAAATTAATTTTAAATCTTATTTCTGGGGCAACCGGCTATGCTGAGTGGCATATTGGAAAATCCCTGGCGAAACAAACGTGGCAAATCTCATGTGAAGACTATATACCTCGTAGACTCTATTAG
- a CDS encoding transposase, translated as MTGLLFGDKGYIKQDLFHELFDRGLKLVTKPELWISLM; from the coding sequence TTGACAGGTTTATTATTTGGAGATAAGGGCTACATAAAGCAAGACCTTTTCCATGAGTTGTTTGACAGGGGCCTAAAACTTGTTACCAAACCCGAACTATGGATCAGCTTGATGTAA
- the ppdK gene encoding pyruvate, phosphate dikinase, translated as MEQKLVYYFSKSRCEGNAEMKNLLGGKGANLAEMCNVGIPVPPGFTISTSACKVYYQGNELPSSLCNEIKNYMTMLESDIGCKFGDSTNPLLVSIRSGSINSMPGMLDTILNVGLNDETVVGLAKKGGERFAYDSYCRFITMYSNVVLQLSHNLFQSVIENEQRKNGVKSLAELDVDVLKKIVGDFKKIVHEKTEKHFPQNVEEQLLSSVNAVFASWKNDRAISYRRIHNISEDLRTAVNVQAMVFGNLNNNSATGVIFTRNPSTGEKKCFGEFLVNAQGEDVVSGVYTPMQIDGDQKNTMEKLMPGVYKELREICEKLEGHYQDMQDIEFTVQDGKLWILQTRSGKRTAEATIRIVVDMVNDGTITKEEGILRIDPKIFDNLLHPILDIKSDQKVIGKGLPASPGVASGYVVFSASDAEKAAEQGKKVILVRSETSPEDINGMNAANGIVTARGGMTSHAAVVTRGMGKPCICSVSGLSIDKNGTFFLLGETKVNKGDPITINGGTGEVMLGILPTVLPQLSNEFKTVMSWIDEIKTIKVRANADTPKDAKIAKEFGAEGIGLCRTEHMFFASDRIEFIQKLIIADDENERTSALSKLEEMQKSDFKEIFSIMEGMEVTIRLLDPPLHEFLPNNQSTIEKIAKSLNKSVESVESKIAQLSEKNPMLGHRGCRLAISHPEIYSMQIRAILSAADELKKEKNVKIKPEIMIPFIMSEKEFVLICELAEKEASIIQTGIQIQIPASRAGMTPDRGYADKTYSIGTMIELPRAALIADKLAKHAEFFSFGTNDLTQTTMGLSRDDSVNFLDSYKENNIFENDPFEVLDIEGVGELIKIAIERGRKTRKEIKLGICGEHGADPESIKFFIESGLNYVSCSPYRVPIAKLVAAQFSVKPKKH; from the coding sequence TGCCAAGTAGCCTATGTAATGAAATCAAAAATTACATGACAATGCTTGAAAGTGACATCGGTTGTAAATTTGGGGACTCAACTAATCCTTTGTTAGTTTCCATACGCTCTGGTAGTATCAACTCAATGCCTGGTATGCTTGACACTATTTTAAATGTTGGTCTAAATGATGAAACTGTCGTTGGGCTTGCAAAAAAAGGTGGTGAACGCTTTGCTTACGATAGCTACTGCCGCTTTATTACTATGTATTCCAATGTTGTGTTACAACTGAGCCACAATTTATTTCAAAGTGTTATTGAAAATGAGCAACGAAAAAATGGAGTAAAAAGCTTAGCTGAGCTTGATGTTGACGTTTTAAAAAAAATAGTTGGAGATTTTAAAAAAATAGTACATGAAAAAACGGAGAAGCATTTTCCTCAGAATGTTGAGGAGCAGTTATTAAGCTCGGTAAATGCAGTGTTTGCATCTTGGAAAAACGATAGAGCCATTTCCTATAGAAGAATACATAATATTTCTGAAGACCTTAGAACTGCAGTGAACGTGCAAGCAATGGTTTTTGGTAATTTAAACAATAATTCTGCAACTGGCGTGATATTTACACGTAACCCTTCAACTGGAGAAAAAAAGTGTTTCGGTGAGTTTTTGGTCAATGCTCAAGGTGAAGATGTGGTTTCTGGCGTGTATACCCCTATGCAAATTGATGGGGATCAAAAAAATACTATGGAAAAATTAATGCCTGGTGTTTATAAAGAGCTACGCGAGATATGTGAAAAACTTGAAGGGCACTATCAAGATATGCAGGATATTGAATTTACTGTTCAGGACGGTAAATTATGGATTTTGCAGACTAGATCTGGTAAGCGTACAGCTGAGGCCACTATTCGCATAGTAGTTGATATGGTAAATGATGGAACAATCACAAAAGAGGAAGGAATACTGAGAATTGACCCAAAAATTTTTGATAATTTATTGCATCCAATTCTTGATATTAAAAGTGATCAAAAAGTAATAGGGAAAGGGCTTCCTGCTTCCCCAGGAGTTGCTTCTGGATATGTAGTGTTTAGTGCAAGTGATGCTGAAAAAGCTGCAGAGCAGGGCAAAAAAGTAATTTTAGTGAGATCAGAAACTAGCCCTGAGGACATTAATGGGATGAATGCTGCAAATGGTATAGTAACAGCAAGAGGAGGGATGACATCACATGCTGCTGTTGTGACAAGAGGAATGGGTAAGCCATGTATTTGCAGTGTAAGTGGACTTTCTATAGATAAGAATGGAACTTTTTTTCTACTTGGAGAAACAAAAGTAAATAAAGGTGATCCAATTACCATCAACGGCGGTACGGGGGAGGTTATGCTCGGCATTTTGCCTACAGTTTTGCCTCAGTTGTCGAATGAATTTAAAACAGTGATGAGTTGGATAGATGAGATCAAAACAATCAAAGTTAGAGCAAATGCTGATACTCCAAAAGATGCAAAAATTGCCAAAGAATTTGGTGCAGAGGGTATAGGTTTATGCCGCACAGAACATATGTTTTTTGCGAGTGACAGAATTGAATTCATTCAGAAATTGATAATAGCTGATGATGAAAATGAAAGAACAAGTGCACTTAGTAAATTGGAAGAGATGCAGAAGTCCGATTTCAAAGAAATATTTTCTATCATGGAGGGAATGGAAGTAACCATACGCTTGCTTGATCCCCCATTACATGAGTTTTTGCCTAATAATCAATCTACTATAGAAAAAATTGCCAAATCGCTGAATAAGTCAGTTGAGTCAGTGGAAAGTAAAATAGCACAGTTATCAGAAAAAAATCCAATGCTTGGTCATCGAGGCTGCAGGCTTGCTATTTCTCATCCTGAAATATACAGCATGCAGATCAGAGCAATACTCAGTGCTGCAGATGAGCTAAAAAAGGAAAAAAATGTGAAAATAAAACCTGAAATCATGATTCCTTTCATAATGAGCGAAAAAGAATTTGTCTTGATATGTGAGTTGGCGGAAAAAGAGGCTTCTATCATTCAAACTGGGATCCAAATACAGATTCCAGCGTCACGCGCTGGAATGACACCAGATAGGGGGTATGCAGATAAGACTTACTCAATTGGAACGATGATAGAACTTCCACGAGCAGCATTAATTGCTGATAAGTTAGCAAAACATGCAGAGTTTTTTAGTTTTGGTACTAACGATTTGACGCAAACCACCATGGGGCTCTCAAGGGATGATTCAGTTAATTTTCTTGATTCCTACAAGGAAAACAACATATTTGAAAATGACCCATTTGAAGTTCTGGACATTGAAGGGGTAGGAGAATTAATCAAAATAGCTATTGAAAGAGGTAGAAAAACCCGCAAAGAAATTAAACTTGGTATATGTGGAGAGCATGGTGCGGATCCAGAATCTATAAAATTCTTTATTGAATCAGGTTTGAATTATGTTTCATGCTCACCTTATAGAGTACCAATTGCAAAATTAGTTGCAGCACAATTCAGTGTTAAGCCTAAAAAACATTAG
- a CDS encoding cation diffusion facilitator family transporter, whose amino-acid sequence MAVIHNGKHSAAESKRLIYSIIIVAITMFMEIVGGIISHSLALLSDAGHMLTDLFALVLSWLAHKFAAKKSDLRRSYGYHRLQIIAAFVNGLTLFFIAIIIIVESIKRFIFPVNVEWKVMLTIATLGLLSNIIVFFVLHSKCENNINIKSAVLHVIGDILGSVAAILASIIIMFTNWQMVDPILSVVVSVIILNSGYKIIKHSCHILLEGTPEGISIEEIKNKVTFELPEVIDVHHIHTWSLSDNYFIITMHAKISPNVQHTDVLCNIKRILLDKFDIAHSTVEIEYDECADDQLQSAKAGGLKKRL is encoded by the coding sequence ATGGCAGTAATACATAACGGCAAACATTCAGCAGCTGAGTCAAAGCGCTTAATTTATTCCATAATAATAGTTGCAATAACTATGTTTATGGAAATAGTAGGTGGAATAATTTCACATTCGCTTGCTCTACTATCTGATGCTGGGCACATGCTCACTGATCTATTTGCTTTAGTTTTGAGTTGGTTGGCGCATAAGTTTGCAGCTAAGAAATCTGATTTGCGGAGGTCATATGGATATCATCGATTACAGATAATTGCAGCATTTGTTAATGGTTTAACTTTATTCTTCATTGCGATAATTATTATAGTTGAGTCGATAAAAAGATTTATTTTTCCAGTCAATGTTGAGTGGAAAGTAATGCTGACAATTGCAACACTCGGGCTTCTTTCTAATATAATAGTCTTTTTTGTGTTACATAGTAAATGTGAAAACAATATAAACATAAAAAGTGCTGTACTACATGTTATAGGAGACATTTTAGGATCTGTAGCTGCCATACTTGCATCTATAATCATAATGTTTACCAATTGGCAAATGGTAGATCCAATTTTATCAGTAGTTGTAAGTGTAATCATTTTAAATAGTGGCTATAAAATAATAAAGCATTCTTGCCATATTCTTCTTGAAGGCACACCTGAAGGTATATCAATTGAAGAAATAAAAAATAAAGTTACGTTCGAGCTACCTGAAGTGATCGATGTGCATCACATACATACGTGGTCGCTGTCTGACAATTATTTTATAATCACTATGCACGCTAAAATAAGCCCAAATGTACAGCACACTGACGTCCTATGTAACATAAAAAGAATATTACTAGATAAATTTGACATTGCACACTCCACCGTTGAAATTGAATATGATGAATGTGCAGATGATCAATTACAATCAGCTAAAGCTGGTGGTTTGAAAAAACGCTTGTAA